The genomic window CCGCCGTCGCGTGGGCGCTGCTCGAGCGCAGCCGGTGGAGCACCGTGATCATGGGCATCGCCGCGCTCTCCATCGCGGTGATGGTGTGGCGCATGCAGGTGATCTGGACCGTTCAGGTCGCCTGAGCGCCGGCGGGCACGGCAAGCGTCCGCGGCAAGAACTAAACTCGTCTGGTTATGTCGTCTTCCGCCCGCCCCCGCATGACCGGCATCGGCCGCGTGCTCGTGATCGTCTACGCGATCATGGCCCTCGGTGCCACCGGTCGGTCCTTCGTGCAGATCGTCGAGCGCTTCGACGAGGCGCCGCTCGCCTATACGCTGTCCGCGCTTTCGGCGCTCGTGTACATCGTGGCCACGCTCGCGCTGGTGTTCGCGGGCAGCCGCGGGTGGTACCTCGTGGCGTGGGTGGCGATCGTGTTCGAGCTCGCGGGCGTGCTGATCGTCGGCACCCTGAGCTTCGTGATGCCCGAGCTGTTCGCGCATCCGACGGTGTGGTCCTGGTTCGGCTCCGGCTACCTGTTCGTGCCGCTCGTGCTGCCGTTCCTGGGCCTCTGGTGGCTGGCGACGCATCGTCCCGTCGCGCAGCCCGCGTCGACGGCACCGGCGGCGGTGGCATCGTGATCGTCTTCCGGGATCCTCGCGACGTGCCCGCGGGCTTCGGCCCGTCCGTCGTCGCGATCGGCAAGTTCGACGGCGTCCACTCGGGGCACCGCGCGGTCATCGACCGGGCACGGGTGGATGCCGAGGCCTCCGGCGCGCGCGTCGTCGCCGTGACGTTCGACCGCAACCCGCTGGCGCTGCTGCGGCCCGAGCTGTGCCCCGCGAGCCTGGTCGGCGTCGACCAGAAGCTGCGCCTCCTCGCCGATGCGGGTGTGGACGCGACGCTGATGCTGACCTTCGACCGCGCACTGGCCGACCTGGGTGCCCGCGAGTTCGTCGAGCATGTGCTCGTCGGCGCACTGGGCGTGCGGATCGTGATGGTCGGCGCCGACTTCCGCTTCGGCCGCGGCGGTGCGGGCAACCCCGAACTCCTCCGCGAACTGGGTCGCGAGTTCGGCTTCGACGTCGACGTCGTCGACGACGTGCGTGCGATCGACGCCGGGCGCCGCGTGTCGTCGACGTGGGTGCGCGAGCTTCTCGATGCCGGAGATGTCGCCGGTGCCTCCCGCCTGCTCGGGCGCCCGCACGCCGTGCGCGGCGAGGTGGTGCACGGGCTCAAGCGGGGGCGCGACCTCGGCTTCCCCACGGCGAATCTGTCGCCGGCGCTCGAGGGCTTCGTGCCCGCCGAGGGCGTCTACGCCGGTTGGCTGGTCGACGAAGGGATGCCGCAGGACGGCGCATCCGCACCGCGGAGCAGCGTGCGCTACCCGGCCGCGATCAGCATCGGCACGAACCCCACGTTCGACGACATCGATGTGCGCCAGGTCGAGGCGTACGTGCTGGACGAGACGGACCTCGACCTCTACGGACACGTCGTCGAGATCGAGTTCGTGGCGAGGATTCGCGGTATGGTCGCGTTCGAGGGGGTCGAGCCGCTCATCGAGACGATGACCGCCGACGTCGCGAAGGTGCGTGAGGAGCTGACATGACGGATCCGGCGGGCCGGACGCGAACGCCTGTGTCGCTCGCCCGCCGTGTCATCGTCGCCGTCATCGTCGTGTCGTTCGGCGTCGCCGCCATCAGCGGCATCGTCGTGCTGCTCGGCGCCGAAATGGGGCCCACGGCGTGGCGGGTTCTCAGCACGACCTCCGTAGTGGGGGCGTTCAGCGTCGCTGTGCTGTGCTGCGTCTCCCTCGTGGGGCGGCGTCTGCAGACGTTCGGTTTCGTCGGGGCGGGCGTCTCGGTCGTCGGGGCGGTGCTCGTGCTCGTCGCCCTGTGGGCCCAGCCCACGTGGGAGGCGGAGGCGTTCTGGGATTCGCTGTGGACGGCGGTGGCGGCATCCGTCGGCTTCTCGTTCGCCTCCTTGCTCCTGCTGCTGGCGGACCGGCGCAGGACTGCGGTTCGGGTGGGACTCATCGTGACGCTCGCGCTCTTCGCGATCGTCTTCGTGATGGTGATCTTCCCGGTGTGGACCGACGAGTACGGAGGGGAGTACTACGCCCGCGTCCTCGGGATCGTGTCGATCCTCGCCGCACTCGGTGCCATCGTGCTCCCCGTGCTGTCACTGCTCCTGCGCGACCGCCAGAGCCCCGCGGGCGACGGGACGGGTGACGCCTCGCTGTCGCCTGCGTCGTTCGAACTGCTGCGAGCGGAGGCCGAGCGGCGCGGCGTCACGCCTGACGAACTGGTGGGCGCGTTGCTGCGACCGGTGTCCGTGGGTGCCGCTCCTGCGTACGAGCAGCCGCCGGCGTACGAGCCGCCTCCCGCGTACCAGCCGCCTCCCGCGTACGAGCCGCCGCCCGCGCAACGCCCGTAGACGGCGTAGGTGGTCCGCCCTACGATCGAGGCGTGCACGCGCTGGTCCTGATGGCCGCCGACGCCGCGGCCTCCGACTCCCCGAACATCTGGGGCGCCCTCGGGTGCGCGGTCGCGTTCTCGGCGTCCCTGTTGGCCACCCTCGACGCGTTCGCCGACCTGATCCTCGCCCGCGGCGACTCGCCGGCAGGTCGCCTCACCCCTGGGATCGGTATGAAGTTCGCGTCCAAGCTGATTGCCGCTGCCATCGCGGTGGTGTCTGCCGCGATTGTGCTCGCACTCGATGACAACTGGTTCGCCTTCACGACGCTGTCGATCGCCTTCGTGGTCGTCGTCGGCATCGGCGTGATCGTGCTGCTGCGTCAGGCGAAGGCGGCCGCCGCCGCGCCGGCCGCCGCCCAAGCCGGTGGATGAAGTCGCGGTCCGGGCATCGACCAGCGCGAGGTGCGGGCGACAGAAAGCCGATCTCACGGCTGCTCATCTGAGCAAGATTCGTGCAGATGTTGGCGCGCCGCGCCTCCGTGTGTCAGCCTTGTGGAGGACGACGGAGGGAGGATCGTGGACGCCGTCGACGAACTTCTCTCGATCCGGGCCGCCGAGCTCTACTACGAAGAGAACCTCACGCAGGAGGAGATCGGCCGCAATCTGCAGATCACCCGCTGGAAGGTGGGGCGCCTGCTCACCCAGGCCAAGGACGAGGGATTCGTCCGCATCGAGATCCTGCATTCCCGCGCTCGCCGTCCGCAGCTCGAGCGGCGCCTCCGCGACGAACGCGGCGTCGCGGCGATCGTGGTCTCGCGCGCGGGGGTCCGCAACGAGGACGAGCTGCAGCAGCGCGTCACGCAGGCGGCGGCCGACCACCTCACGGCGCTGCGGCCGAGCCCGCGCGTGCTCGGTGTCAGCTGGGGACGCACGCTGTCCGACATCGCGCACCACCTTCGCGACGGCTGGTCCTCGGGCACGGACGTCGTGCAGATCAACGGCGGTGTGAGCATGAGCCAGCGCCCGGGCACCGCGGCCGCCACGGCGGTCAGCATCGCGCAGAAGGGCGGCGGCGCCGCGGCACTGCTGCCGAGTCCCGCGATCCTCGAGCACCGGGCGACGAAGGAGGCGATCGAGGCCGACCGCGTCGTCGCCCGCATCCTCGAGACCGCAGGGTCCGCCGACGCGTACCTGTTCAGCGCCGGTGCGGCCGATCACCGCTCGGTCCACGTCGACAGCGGCTACCTCACGCCGAACGACATCGACCGCCTGGTCGCGGCCGGTGCGGTCGGCGACGTGGTCGGGCGCTACATCGGCGCCGACGGCCGCATCGTCGACCACGACCTCGATGCCCGCACCGTCGGCATCTCCCTCGACGCCCTCCGCCGCGCCGACGTGGCCATCGCCGTCATCGCGGGCGAGGCCAAGCGCGCGATCGCGGACGCCGTGGTCGCCTCGGGCCTCTGCTCGCTGCTCGTCACCGACGAATCGACGGCACATCACCTGCTCGACAGGTGACGCCGAGCCGCGGCATCCGTTTTCACATCCCTTCCCACGAAAGCCAGGTCAGCACATGTCAGGCACCTCCATCGTGACGCTCCCCGAGCGGGCCGTCGAGCTGCTCGGCGGGCAGCCCGACGACACCACCCTCCGGCGCTATCTGCACGGTCTCCCCGGCGTCGACGCCGTCGGCCTCGAGCAGCGGGCCGCCTCGCTCGGCACCCGCTCGATCAAGACCACCTCCAAGGCGTGGGCGCTCGACAAGATCATCGAGCTGATCGACCTCACCACCCTCGAGGGCGCCGACACACCCGGCAAGGTGCGCTCGCTCGTCGCGAAGGCGCTGAACCCGGATGCCTCCGACCCGACCTGTCCGCGCGTGGCGGCCGTCTGCGTGTACGGCGACATGGTGCCCTCCGCGGTGGAGGCGCTCGGATCGGCGCACGGCGACCCCGATGAGGGGGGAGTGAGTGTGGCCGCGGTCGCCACCGCGTTCCCGAGCGGTCGCGCGTCGCTCGACATCAAGCTCGCCGACACCGCCGATGCCGTCGCCCACGGCGCGGACGAGATCGACATGGTCATCGACCGCGGGGCGTTCCTCGCCGGGCGCTACGGACTCGTCTTCGACCAGATCGCGCGGGTCAAGCAGGCCTGCCGCCGCGAGGACGGCACGTACGCCTCCCTCAAGGTGATCCTCGAGACGGGTGAGCTCAACACCTACGACAACATCAAGCGCGCGTCGTGGCTGGCCATCCTCGCGGGCGGCGACTTCATCAAGACCTCGACCGGCAAGGTGCAGCCGGCGGCGACCCTGCCGGTCACGCTCCTCATGCTCGAGGTGGTGCGCGACTGGCACCGTGCGACCGGTGAGAAGGTCGGCGTCAAGCCGGCGGGCGGCATCCGCACGTCGAAGGACGCCATCAAGTACCTCGTGACCGTCGCCGAGACCGTGGGCGAGGAATGGCTGCAGCCGCACCTGTTCCGCTACGGGGCATCGAGCCTCCTCAACGACGTACTGCTGCAGCGCCAGAAGCTGAAGACCGGTCACTACTCCGGTGCCGACTACGTGACCATCGACTGAGCCGGGAAGAAGACATGAGTTTCCTCGAATACGCGCCCGCCCCCGAGTCCCGCGCGATCCTGTCCCTCAAGCCCGAGTACGGGCTGTTCATCGACGGTGACTTCCGCGCCGGGTCGGGCGAGCCGTTCGCCACGATCTCGCCGGCGGACGAGAAGCACATCGCCACGATCGCCTCGGCGAGCGAAGCGGATGTCGATGCCGCCGTCGCCGCGGCGCGCCGCGCCTACGACAAGACGTGGTCGAAGATGAGCGGGCGCGACCGCGGCAAGTACCTCTTCCGGATCGCCCGGCTCGTGCAGGAGCGCGCGCGGGAGCTCGCCGTCGCCGAGAGCCTCGACAACGGCAAGCCGATCAAGGAGAGCCGCGATGTCGACGTGCCGCTCGTCGCCGCATGGTTCTTCTACTACGCCGGGTGGGCCGACAAGCTCGACTACGCGGGCCTCGGCGCCGACCCGCGAGCCCTCGGGGTCGCCGGGCAGATCATTCCCTGGAACTTCCCGCTGCTGATGCTGGCGTGGAAGATCGCCCCGGCGCTCGCCGCCGGCAACACCGTCGTCCTGAAGCCCGCCGAGACGACGCCGCTGTCGGCGCTCATCTTCGCCGAGATCCTGCAGCAGGCGGACCTGCCGCCGGGCGTGGTCAACATCGTGACAGGCGCCGGGCCGACCGGTGCGGCCCTGGTGCGGCATCCCGACGTGAACAAGGTCGCCTTCACGGGTTCCACCGCCGTCGGGCGCGAGATCGCGAAGGCGGTAGCCGGCACCGACAAGAAGCTCACCCTCGAACTCGGCGGCAAGGCCGCGAACATCGTGTTCGAAGACGCGCCGATCGACCAGGCGATCGAGGGCATCGTCAACGGCATCTTCTTCAACCAGGGGCACGTGTGCTGCGCCGGCAGCCGTCTGCTGGTGCAGGAGTCGGTCCACGACGAGGTCGTCGATCGCCTGAAGTCCCGCCTGTCGACGCTGCGCCTGGGCGACCCGCTCGACAAGAACACCGACATCGGTGCGATCAACTCGCGCGCGCAGCTCGACCGCATCCGCGAGCTCAGCAAGGTCGGCGAGGACGAGGGCGCCGAGCGCTGGAGCGCGCCGTGCGTCATTCCCGACAACGGCTTCTGGTTCGCCCCGACGATCTTCACGAACGTGCAGGCCAGCCATCGCATCGCCCGCGACGAGATCTTCGGACCGGTGCTGTCGGTGCTGACCTTCCGCACGCCCGCCGAGGCGATCGAGAAGGCGAACAACACCCCGTACGGCCTCTCGGCCGGCATCTGGACCGACAAGGGCTCGCGCATCCTCGCCGTCGCCGACCGCCTGCGGGCCGGTGTGGTCTGGGCGAACACCTTCAACCGGTTCGACCCGTCGTCGCCGTTCGGCGGCTACAAGGAATCGGGCTACGGCCGCGAGGGCGGTCGCCACGGGCTGGCGGCGTATCTCAAGGGCGCGGCATCCGTATCCCCCCGGTCGTTGAGCGAGCGAGGAACGAGCGAGACGAAACGCGAATCCGCCCGCTCGAAGAAGGAGGTCTCCGCATGAGCAAGCGACTGACCGTGCCGAAGACGTACAAGCTCTACATCGGCGGTGCCTTCCCCCGCAGCGAGTCAGGGCGCACCTACGAGGTCGCGACGCCGAAGGGCGACTTCCTCGCGAACGCCGCACTCGCCTCGCGCAAGGATGCCCGGGATGCCGTCGTCGCCGCGCGCGGCGCCATCAAGGGCTGGTCGGGGGCCACCGCCTACAACCGCGGCCAGGTGCTGTACCGGGTCGCGGAGGTGCTCGAGGGCCGTCGCGCCCAGTTCGTGGACGAGATCGTGCAGCAGACGGGGGCTTCGGCATCCGTCGCCGCCGCCGAGGTCGACGAGGCCATCGACCGCTGGGTCTGGTACGCCGGCTGGTGCGACAAGTTCGCTCAGGTCGTCGGCAACGGCAACCCCGTCGCCGGACCGTACTTCAACATCTCGGTGCCCGAGCCCACCGGCGTCGTCGGGGTCATCGCCCCGCAGGACACGGCGCTCGTCGGACTCGTGTCGGCGATCGCCCCGGCTCTGGTGGCCGGCAATGCGGTGGTCGTCGTGGCGTCGCAGCGCTACCCGCTGTCGGCGATCTCGCTCGCCGAGGTGCTGGCCACGAGCGACGTGCCCGGGGGAGTGGTCAA from Microbacterium sp. ProA8 includes these protein-coding regions:
- a CDS encoding bifunctional riboflavin kinase/FAD synthetase, with the translated sequence MIVFRDPRDVPAGFGPSVVAIGKFDGVHSGHRAVIDRARVDAEASGARVVAVTFDRNPLALLRPELCPASLVGVDQKLRLLADAGVDATLMLTFDRALADLGAREFVEHVLVGALGVRIVMVGADFRFGRGGAGNPELLRELGREFGFDVDVVDDVRAIDAGRRVSSTWVRELLDAGDVAGASRLLGRPHAVRGEVVHGLKRGRDLGFPTANLSPALEGFVPAEGVYAGWLVDEGMPQDGASAPRSSVRYPAAISIGTNPTFDDIDVRQVEAYVLDETDLDLYGHVVEIEFVARIRGMVAFEGVEPLIETMTADVAKVREELT
- a CDS encoding sugar-binding domain-containing protein; the protein is MDAVDELLSIRAAELYYEENLTQEEIGRNLQITRWKVGRLLTQAKDEGFVRIEILHSRARRPQLERRLRDERGVAAIVVSRAGVRNEDELQQRVTQAAADHLTALRPSPRVLGVSWGRTLSDIAHHLRDGWSSGTDVVQINGGVSMSQRPGTAAATAVSIAQKGGGAAALLPSPAILEHRATKEAIEADRVVARILETAGSADAYLFSAGAADHRSVHVDSGYLTPNDIDRLVAAGAVGDVVGRYIGADGRIVDHDLDARTVGISLDALRRADVAIAVIAGEAKRAIADAVVASGLCSLLVTDESTAHHLLDR
- the deoC gene encoding deoxyribose-phosphate aldolase yields the protein MSGTSIVTLPERAVELLGGQPDDTTLRRYLHGLPGVDAVGLEQRAASLGTRSIKTTSKAWALDKIIELIDLTTLEGADTPGKVRSLVAKALNPDASDPTCPRVAAVCVYGDMVPSAVEALGSAHGDPDEGGVSVAAVATAFPSGRASLDIKLADTADAVAHGADEIDMVIDRGAFLAGRYGLVFDQIARVKQACRREDGTYASLKVILETGELNTYDNIKRASWLAILAGGDFIKTSTGKVQPAATLPVTLLMLEVVRDWHRATGEKVGVKPAGGIRTSKDAIKYLVTVAETVGEEWLQPHLFRYGASSLLNDVLLQRQKLKTGHYSGADYVTID
- a CDS encoding aldehyde dehydrogenase family protein; this encodes MSFLEYAPAPESRAILSLKPEYGLFIDGDFRAGSGEPFATISPADEKHIATIASASEADVDAAVAAARRAYDKTWSKMSGRDRGKYLFRIARLVQERARELAVAESLDNGKPIKESRDVDVPLVAAWFFYYAGWADKLDYAGLGADPRALGVAGQIIPWNFPLLMLAWKIAPALAAGNTVVLKPAETTPLSALIFAEILQQADLPPGVVNIVTGAGPTGAALVRHPDVNKVAFTGSTAVGREIAKAVAGTDKKLTLELGGKAANIVFEDAPIDQAIEGIVNGIFFNQGHVCCAGSRLLVQESVHDEVVDRLKSRLSTLRLGDPLDKNTDIGAINSRAQLDRIRELSKVGEDEGAERWSAPCVIPDNGFWFAPTIFTNVQASHRIARDEIFGPVLSVLTFRTPAEAIEKANNTPYGLSAGIWTDKGSRILAVADRLRAGVVWANTFNRFDPSSPFGGYKESGYGREGGRHGLAAYLKGAASVSPRSLSERGTSETKRESARSKKEVSA
- a CDS encoding aldehyde dehydrogenase family protein; translation: MSKRLTVPKTYKLYIGGAFPRSESGRTYEVATPKGDFLANAALASRKDARDAVVAARGAIKGWSGATAYNRGQVLYRVAEVLEGRRAQFVDEIVQQTGASASVAAAEVDEAIDRWVWYAGWCDKFAQVVGNGNPVAGPYFNISVPEPTGVVGVIAPQDTALVGLVSAIAPALVAGNAVVVVASQRYPLSAISLAEVLATSDVPGGVVNVLTGSPAEIAPWLASHPDVHALDLVGAGDLDWVDLQIAAAETLTRVLPPENGTDAAAPSLSRITAFTETKTVWHTKSLV